Genomic window (Primulina eburnea isolate SZY01 chromosome 8, ASM2296580v1, whole genome shotgun sequence):
acgggtcgtatttgtgagacggatctcttatttgagtaatcaatgaaaaagtattattttttatgctaaaagtattactttttattgtgaatatccatatgtttgacccgtctcacagattaaaatccgtgagacggtctcaaatgAGACACACTCTTAATATCCTTAACTTTGCTATAAGTagcgaattaattaaaaaatgtcATGTAAACACACACCGGAATCTCAAGTCCAAGTTCAGAAATGAACTAAATCTCGAAGTAAATAGTACAactgattaaaaaaaattaagtacaTAAGTATCATATcagaaaaatgactaaaattgtaacaacaaaaaacaaaaataacggACTGCTAACGAAATTTGACAATAGATTATCGAAATCGTAAAATGATTGTAAAACAATTTAATACTCTGAAGTGATCAATTTTTTGCAGCCATCCCTTTACATATAAATTTAATACATATGGAACAAGTTAAAAATGAAACATaattttaatttgaaatttaattttttgaaaaagattATAGAGGATGTCTCTTATGAGATGATTTCACAGATCTATATTCGTGATACGGATCGAATCGATTCATacttacaataaaaaataatattttttcatgagtcgTCAGGTTGGaaatccgtctcataaaattgatcggTGAGACCGTATCATAGAAGTTTTTGTGAAGATTATAACCTAAGCTAGAAAATATTTTTGCGAGATTATTGTTCTTTAGGGTTGGATCTAATGGAAGATTGAGGGTTACCCATAATCTATAACCCTTAACCCCATCAGGATAGCCAAGAAAAACACATTTCACAGATCTAGGTTCAAGTTTGTCATTTTTCTGATGCACAAAAGCAGAACAACcaaaaactttcaaatttgaaaaattaatttgtGTACCAGACCACACAGATTCTGGACACTTACCATTCAAAGGCACAGAAGGAGACCTATTTGTTAAATAAGCAGCAGTACAAACAGCTTCACCCCAAAACTTTTTTGAAAGACCAGAACTAGCAAGCATGCACCTCACCCTTTCAAGTAAAGTTCTATTCATACGCTGCTGAGGCGTATAAGGGACTGTCCTATGTCTTTGAATACCAGATTCAGCACACAAATTATCAAACAATTGATTACAAAATTCAAGACCATTATCAGTTCttagaattttaattttcttacCTGTTTGATTTTCAATCAAAGTTTTCCAGTTTTTAAACTTCTCAAACACATCAGATTTGTTTTTCATTAAAAACACCCaaacttttcttgaaaaatcatcaataacagaTAGAAAATATTGATTTCCACCATGCGTTGGCACACTAGCAGGACCCCACACATCAGCATGCAAGTACTCAAGTATTTCAGAAGTGATAGAGTGTTTGGGAATAGGGGAATTTGGAAACTTAACTCTGGACTGTTTACCAAGAacacaagaatcacaaaatggCATACAAGACAGTTTATCACTACCAAAGTAACCATCTTTGTGCAAAATTTCAAGACCTTTAGAACTCATGTGACCTAATCTTTTGTGCCACAAGTCAGTTTTGTCACTTAAGACAACATTCACAGAATTTTGCACACAAGGTTCAGATTCAGCATGACAAACATACATGTTTCATGAGTCGTCAGGTTGGaaatccgtctcataaaattgatcggtgagaccgtctcatagaaGTTTTTGTGAAGATTATAAACTAAGCTAGAAAATATTTTTGCGAGATTATTGTTCTTTAGGGTTGGATCTAATGGAAGATTGTGGGTTATAAACTCGACTCCACCTAAAACCAGATTACATATATGTGATAGATATCAAGTAATATCAATTTATATTGGTCTCTTTGGTGAACATTAGTGTTTTTGCTCTCTATATATGAAGCAACGAATATTGGAATAGCGTCTTTTTTTTATTTGGCATAAGAAATATGTATTTTGTTATATACGATATATATCGTTATATGTAATATTAGAATGAAGAATTAATAAATGTAAGTCATTAACTACTTTATTATTGTTACATTGTTTCGATAATAATTGATTGTTAAATGATTGTGTAACAAAGTatgttatttaaaaattatgatttttaatgatCACAAATTGATTGTATACAGCAAATTATTGAATAagcttttcataaaaatattatatgattttttttaaaaaaaaaattggctctATACAATAATGCATGTTCATCATTTCTTTATTAGTGAGTGTTATTATATCGATTCATCCTTAGAAAAAATTAGCTATAACGAGTAAGTAAGTAAACGTCGGTAATTAAACAAGATCGATAATCCAATTAATTACCTTCTTCTAGTGGAGGGAGAGGCGATCTTGAATTCATAGGACGACAGGGCGGGGCACTCAGTGTCTCCGCTGTTCGCCGGAGAGACCTCCGAATCTTGGCTCCGGCGAACAAGTCGGGCACTGTTGAATCCACCGTCCACAGCCATCAGGTTCTGTGCACTGCCTGAGAGAAATAAGCACGTACAAGGCCAGCTAAATAATTGATGATAATTAAAAAGATGTTAAAATGATCGAAGCCAAGAGTGTTTGATTAATCATGAATAACAAATCATATTTTCCAGTCATTTTGAACAGCCTTGAGTACAGCTTCATTCACCATTGTTTCATCAGTATCGGCGGAAGCTTCAACAATGGCTTCCATCCCAAAAAAGTGTTTGCAGGTCTCTCTTGATTGAATAACATTCACTTTCATTTCTTCAAAGGCTTCAAGAATGGACGCCATTATCTCTTCACTTTTCTTGCATGTCACTCTCACCGTGAAAATCCCCGTCCCAAGCTTCTCTACTTTCACATCCTGTTCAAATTAGTTctcgaaaattttaaataataacgagtataattattatattgttcatatgggtttttatttaaaaaaaagcaTTGGCGGACGATGAATGATACATAATATAAGTACGGACGTGAATAAGATCGTAGAACTTGAGTCAAACATTCAATGCATTATCGTGCGTAACAAACGACATACTACACGTACTTGGATGTGATTGACTAGGTATCGGTATTCTCTTTTGACTGCTTCAACTCGCAGCTTCAACTCGTAGATGTAGAGGAAAGCATCCAAGATAATAGCGCTCTTCTTCACCTAGCCCGGCCATTTGGAGCAACAAAGTAATATCTTGtaatatttgataaataactcttataattaacaaaaaataaattaggATACAAATTTAATTGTATGTTTTTAGATAATTTCGCAACTTACGGATTTGGAGTTGGTGAGAGTTCTCAAAATCTGAAGCTTTCTCCGCAAAGCCATTCTCCTTTGCATTTTAGAACGACCCATTTATATTTTAGTGTGATATATCTTTGCGATGTGATTtaggaatatatattattatacgtgtatatcaatcaattattgggaaaaaaaaaataggtgTAGGTGCGTGAATTTTATAGGGACTGAAAAGGTGAAAACAGAGAATGAAGGTATATCATGCATGCACGGAATGTCAAGATATTACATGTAACTGACATGCTTGCTGTTGTCGCAttccaaattttaaattataaagagTACCACAAATTTTCTGTTACCGTATTTGAATGTCTAATAATTAATGCATGTCtgggattaattattttttgctGAATTTAgtcaatatatatgtatatatgatgATTGCAGAACTTTAAACCAACCAAATCTGAGGGAAATCATGAGATTTTAATATTGGTAAACTATTTTAGGTTTTTGACTGTACGTTCAATATGCTGCCATTACTCTTAAGTTTTCTATTGAGATGTATCTTGTTGAAATACTTAAATTGGATCAGATTTTTAGGTTATGTCGTAAACctaattttttattatcaatTACGTAAATCAATAGTTCAAATCGCATGCATACGACTAAGGAATTTCTCATTTTTATAGAAACTTCTATATTAAAAACAATGATATCTCTAATTTTAATCTGTCTGAGATGTGAAATGTATCTCTCACTATCCCACAGTGTACGAACACATTTCCACCTTTTGACCACTTtcgtattttttttatattttattcaaataataaataattttgagaTATTCATGAAGAAATTAAGTTTTCGATTATTCATTGttaattatttctgaaaaaAAATCAAGTTGATTGATTCATAACACtgacaaaacaactaaaaatgaAAAGGTACATTACTATAAATTTGGAAGAGAAGCCTTTCgaattttgaataatttatatatgaaataaaatttaattttttttttacatcaatGATTCGTTATGCTTAGGTTTGGTGCTGCTTAGTTTAGGGATGTAAACTAATCCGAATATCGAAGCAAGAGTCGAATCACGTTAAATTTTGACCAAATTCGAGTGGTAAATTAATCAATCAGATTCTCGTTCAAGTTATATTGTTTTTTGTTTCTGTGAttattgaaattttatttaaatatctattttatataataattcacttttatataataatacatGCATATATTGACCTTTACCCTTTAACATTTTGAAAGATACGTAAACTAGTAAGTACCCATGTCATTGAGTTACAACTCATTCATACTCCAAAATTTTGAACTTCTTGAGCGCTcgcgcgcacacacacacacatatactcATACAGACATACAgtgtacatatacatatataaatatacatatatatatgtatatttactAATGAACttgttatttcaacatttattgtgATACCTTTTGTCCTGGTAAAAAAATTAAGATTTCAAATGAGTTTTGTAATAAGATATAATGAACTTCTATACCAACTTGAGttaataattttcataaagcGATGACGAATACAAAGTAATTGCTATAGAGATCCATTGTACAGTCATGCAGATACGAACCCGAGCTCGAGACGTGACGTTTATGCCATGCATGCACAAGAAAAGCAGTCAaagtaaattaataaaaattaatttaaaaagaaagggTCAAACTAATTAGTTGGTTGGATGGAAATTTGACAAGACCTATCAGTTGTAATTTTATGTCATTCTCCATAGGGGAAGCATGCATGAAAACGTTTAGGCAGAAAGAAAAGCACAAACAAAAGGCAGAGCATGCAGTGTAAGAAATTGGAATTTAGCAGTTACATATATACCTCCTTGAATCAGTCTTGTAGGTTTTGTCTTTGTGCAACGTAC
Coding sequences:
- the LOC140838931 gene encoding uncharacterized protein — its product is MGRSKMQRRMALRRKLQILRTLTNSKSVKKSAIILDAFLYIYELKLRVEAVKREYRYLVNHIQDVKVEKLGTGIFTVRVTCKKSEEIMASILEAFEEMKVNVIQSRETCKHFFGMEAIVEASADTDETMVNEAVLKAVQNDWKI